A stretch of [Clostridium] scindens DNA encodes these proteins:
- a CDS encoding molecular chaperone Hsp90: MNKEVLDYVVEKTHELIDAPTCSSEAREAAKAWLDALGTDAEAAETKKYIDELEADIMPIDTLISFAESEGGSQCFGADAAKNIAAHAKEIKAAGAKYCDCPACVAVAAILEKKESLL, translated from the coding sequence ATGAACAAAGAAGTATTAGATTATGTAGTTGAAAAGACACACGAATTGATCGACGCGCCAACATGCAGCAGCGAAGCCAGAGAAGCGGCTAAGGCCTGGCTGGATGCACTTGGGACAGATGCCGAAGCTGCGGAAACGAAGAAGTATATTGACGAGTTGGAGGCAGATATCATGCCGATCGACACCTTGATCAGTTTTGCAGAATCCGAAGGTGGAAGTCAGTGCTTTGGCGCGGACGCTGCCAAGAATATTGCGGCACATGCCAAAGAGATCAAGGCTGCCGGAGCCAAATACTGCGACTGCCCGGCCTGCGTAGCCGTAGCCGCGATTCTGGAAAAGAAAGAAAGTCTTCTTTAA
- a CDS encoding YjdF family protein, which translates to MDKVLVTLTVFFEDPFWVGVVERIAEGSLSASKITFGAEPKDYEVWDILLRGYDRLRFSPAVETAVKEAKVNPKRRQKEARRQTEAAGIGTKSQQALKLQLEERKTERKSRSREQREAEQLRKFELRQQKKKEKHRGH; encoded by the coding sequence ATGGACAAAGTATTAGTAACACTGACGGTATTTTTTGAAGATCCTTTTTGGGTCGGCGTGGTGGAGAGGATCGCAGAAGGAAGCCTTTCGGCTTCGAAGATTACATTCGGAGCAGAGCCGAAGGATTATGAGGTCTGGGATATCCTGCTACGCGGTTATGACAGGTTACGCTTTAGTCCGGCTGTTGAAACGGCTGTAAAAGAGGCGAAAGTGAATCCAAAGCGCAGGCAGAAAGAGGCCCGCAGGCAGACGGAGGCCGCCGGGATCGGAACAAAATCCCAGCAGGCGCTGAAATTACAGTTGGAAGAGAGGAAGACGGAGCGCAAAAGCAGAAGCCGGGAGCAAAGAGAGGCGGAGCAGTTGCGCAAGTTTGAATTGAGGCAGCAGAAGAAAAAGGAGAAGCACAGGGGCCACTAG
- the thiC gene encoding phosphomethylpyrimidine synthase ThiC, translating to MRNYATQMEAARKGIVTKELETVAKKERMTVEELMPLVASGKVAICANKIHACISPEGIGSMLKTKINVNLGVSRDCKDYNVEMEKVMEAVRMGAHAIMDLSSHGDTVPFRRKLTHECPAMIGTVPVYDSVIHYQRDLDTLTARDFIDVIRLHAQDGVDFVTLHCGITRKTIEQVKKHKRKMNIVSRGGSLVFAWMCMTGEENPFYEYYDEILDICREYDVTISLGDACRPGCLADATDVCQIEELVRLGELTKRAWEKDVQVMVEGPGHMPMDQIAANMKVQQSICQGAPFYVLGPLVTDIAPGYDHITSAIGGAIAAASGAAFLCYVTPAEHLALPNVEDVKQGIIASKIAAHAADIAKGVRGAREIDDQMADARKALDWEAQWACSIEPETAKRIREERKPEHEDTCSMCGKFCAVRSMNKALAGEHIDIL from the coding sequence ATGAGAAATTATGCAACACAGATGGAGGCGGCACGAAAAGGAATCGTGACCAAGGAACTGGAGACGGTAGCGAAAAAGGAGCGGATGACGGTGGAGGAATTGATGCCTCTGGTAGCGTCCGGGAAAGTGGCGATCTGCGCCAACAAAATTCACGCCTGTATCAGCCCGGAGGGTATAGGCTCCATGCTAAAGACTAAAATCAATGTGAACTTAGGCGTTTCCAGAGACTGCAAGGATTATAATGTGGAGATGGAGAAGGTCATGGAGGCGGTCCGCATGGGAGCCCATGCGATTATGGATCTGTCTTCCCATGGGGATACGGTACCGTTCAGGCGCAAGCTTACCCACGAGTGTCCGGCTATGATTGGCACGGTTCCGGTGTACGATTCCGTCATTCATTACCAGAGGGATCTGGACACGCTGACTGCCAGGGATTTTATAGATGTGATCCGGCTGCACGCGCAAGACGGCGTGGACTTTGTGACTTTGCACTGCGGAATCACCAGAAAGACCATCGAGCAGGTGAAGAAGCATAAGCGTAAGATGAACATCGTATCCCGGGGCGGCTCCCTCGTATTTGCGTGGATGTGCATGACCGGGGAAGAGAATCCATTCTACGAGTATTATGATGAGATTCTGGATATCTGCCGTGAATACGATGTGACCATATCTCTGGGGGATGCATGCCGGCCCGGATGCCTTGCAGACGCTACGGATGTGTGCCAGATCGAGGAACTGGTGCGGCTGGGAGAATTGACGAAGCGCGCGTGGGAAAAGGATGTCCAGGTTATGGTGGAAGGGCCGGGGCATATGCCCATGGATCAGATTGCCGCGAATATGAAGGTACAGCAGTCCATCTGCCAGGGTGCCCCCTTCTATGTGCTGGGCCCTCTGGTGACGGACATTGCGCCGGGCTATGACCATATCACTTCCGCGATCGGGGGAGCCATCGCCGCCGCTTCCGGCGCTGCGTTCCTGTGCTACGTAACGCCGGCAGAGCACCTGGCCCTTCCCAATGTAGAGGATGTAAAGCAGGGGATCATCGCCTCCAAGATTGCGGCCCACGCGGCAGATATCGCAAAAGGCGTGCGGGGCGCAAGAGAAATCGATGACCAGATGGCGGACGCGAGAAAAGCCCTTGACTGGGAGGCGCAGTGGGCCTGCTCCATTGAACCGGAGACGGCCAAAAGAATCCGGGAAGAGCGCAAGCCGGAGCATGAAGATACTTGTTCCATGTGCGGAAAGTTCTGTGCGGTGCGCAGCATGAATAAGGCGCTGGCAGGAGAACATATAGACATTTTGTAA
- a CDS encoding DUF6773 family protein has translation MKKIVDERQELELLKIERAGFYVLFFALAADISAKTLFFQVPFRALIGENVAFLAGCVTILAGCMKRGLWNYSSKPGLKNYLLSSLIGTLIFGLMFLASLIYREIPHAGYAALIFAISIFILMFATLAAIGEYTKKKQAKLDQEYEDE, from the coding sequence ATGAAGAAAATAGTTGATGAACGACAGGAATTAGAATTATTAAAAATAGAACGGGCAGGCTTCTACGTGTTGTTTTTTGCCCTTGCGGCCGATATTTCGGCTAAGACATTATTTTTCCAGGTACCTTTTAGAGCGTTGATCGGGGAAAATGTCGCCTTTCTGGCAGGCTGCGTCACAATCCTGGCCGGATGTATGAAGAGAGGATTATGGAACTATAGCTCTAAGCCCGGGCTTAAGAACTATCTGCTGTCAAGCCTGATAGGAACCCTCATATTCGGCCTGATGTTCCTGGCTTCCCTTATATACCGGGAGATCCCGCACGCTGGCTATGCAGCCCTGATTTTTGCAATCTCCATCTTTATCCTGATGTTCGCGACCCTTGCGGCTATTGGGGAATATACGAAGAAAAAGCAGGCGAAGCTGGATCAGGAATATGAAGATGAATAA
- the yaaA gene encoding peroxide stress protein YaaA, whose product MRIIISPAKKMNDNTDVFPCQELPAFLDKTQELLDYMQSLDYSQCKTIWKCNDKIAELNYRRFSKMDLEKSLTPAILSYEGIQYQYMAPAVMEEEAFAYLQEHLRILSGFYGILKPFDGVVPYRLEMQAKMGNHRQRPSLGSLYEFWGSALADALFEEDPFILNLASKEYSKCISRYLRQDIRFITCVFAELIGDKVVEKGTLAKMARGEMVRYLAKNQVEDMEGIKGFSQLGYHFSQKYSDADTLVFLKES is encoded by the coding sequence ATGCGCATTATTATATCACCGGCAAAGAAAATGAATGACAATACAGATGTATTCCCCTGCCAGGAACTCCCGGCTTTTCTTGACAAGACCCAGGAATTGTTAGATTATATGCAGTCATTGGATTACAGTCAATGCAAGACGATCTGGAAATGCAATGACAAGATCGCGGAACTGAATTACCGGCGTTTTAGCAAGATGGATTTGGAAAAATCGTTGACGCCCGCCATCCTGTCTTACGAAGGCATCCAGTATCAGTATATGGCCCCGGCGGTTATGGAGGAAGAGGCATTTGCCTACCTTCAGGAGCACCTACGCATACTATCCGGATTCTATGGAATCTTAAAGCCGTTTGACGGCGTCGTGCCCTACCGGCTGGAGATGCAGGCCAAGATGGGGAATCATAGACAGCGCCCTTCGCTTGGCTCGCTGTATGAATTCTGGGGCAGCGCATTGGCAGACGCGTTATTTGAAGAGGATCCATTCATTCTGAATCTGGCCTCAAAGGAATACAGCAAATGCATATCCAGATATCTGCGGCAGGATATCCGGTTTATTACCTGTGTCTTTGCAGAGCTGATCGGTGATAAGGTGGTTGAGAAGGGAACACTGGCGAAGATGGCCCGTGGAGAGATGGTCCGCTATCTGGCAAAGAACCAGGTAGAAGACATGGAAGGAATCAAGGGATTCAGCCAGTTGGGCTACCATTTTTCACAGAAATATTCTGATGCGGATACGCTGGTGTTTCTAAAGGAATCATAA
- a CDS encoding helix-turn-helix transcriptional regulator produces MKNKKMKMARLSLDMSQEMLAAKVDVTRQTIGMIEAGKFNPSLKLCIAICKVLHVTLDDLFWEEDEYEENS; encoded by the coding sequence ATGAAGAATAAAAAAATGAAGATGGCCCGCCTAAGCCTCGATATGTCCCAAGAGATGCTTGCCGCCAAAGTAGACGTAACACGTCAGACAATCGGCATGATAGAGGCGGGGAAATTCAATCCATCACTAAAATTATGCATTGCCATCTGCAAGGTTCTGCATGTAACATTAGACGATCTATTCTGGGAGGAGGATGAATATGAAGAAAATAGTTGA
- a CDS encoding ABC transporter substrate-binding protein, producing the protein MKKRRLAAWLMVLCLCTAALAGCSAKEEDKKADTAKEEQAKKDDKAKSQTPIKVGALKGPTAMGMAQMLDDDQYEFTISASPDEIVPMIVQGQVDIAAVPANLAAVLYQKTQKQVNVLAVNTLGILYLVENGNSIQSVEDLKGKTIYASGKGATPEYALNSVLTAHGIDPLSDVTIEYKSEHAEVVAALAADPTAVGLLPQPFVTTALMKNDQLRIALDLNELWESGTADGSRLVTGVAVVRKEFLEKHPKEVETFMEAYKKSVDFVNEDTQAAAEIIGNHDIIAKEVAVKAIPECSIVFVEGKEMKTMLSGYLNTLLEQNPETVGGAVPDDDFYYAR; encoded by the coding sequence ATGAAGAAGAGAAGGCTGGCCGCATGGCTGATGGTGCTGTGCCTTTGTACGGCGGCGCTTGCGGGATGCAGCGCAAAGGAAGAGGACAAGAAGGCAGATACGGCCAAAGAAGAGCAGGCCAAGAAAGACGATAAAGCAAAATCCCAGACTCCGATCAAGGTAGGGGCGCTTAAGGGGCCAACGGCTATGGGAATGGCGCAGATGCTGGACGATGACCAGTATGAGTTCACGATCTCGGCATCTCCGGATGAGATCGTGCCGATGATAGTCCAGGGACAAGTGGATATTGCCGCGGTTCCAGCGAATCTGGCAGCCGTCCTGTATCAGAAGACGCAGAAGCAGGTGAACGTGCTGGCAGTCAATACATTAGGCATTCTCTATCTGGTGGAAAATGGGAATAGCATCCAGTCGGTGGAAGACTTGAAGGGAAAGACGATCTATGCAAGCGGAAAAGGGGCGACGCCGGAGTACGCTCTTAACTCCGTGCTTACCGCGCATGGCATCGATCCTCTAAGCGACGTAACCATTGAGTACAAGTCCGAGCATGCGGAGGTAGTTGCGGCTCTGGCGGCAGACCCGACGGCAGTAGGTCTTTTGCCCCAGCCTTTCGTGACTACGGCGCTGATGAAGAACGACCAGCTAAGGATTGCTCTGGATCTGAATGAACTGTGGGAAAGCGGAACGGCAGATGGAAGCCGCCTGGTGACAGGCGTTGCGGTCGTCCGCAAGGAATTCCTGGAAAAGCATCCCAAGGAAGTGGAGACATTTATGGAGGCCTACAAAAAGTCGGTGGATTTTGTCAATGAGGATACGCAGGCGGCTGCTGAGATCATCGGAAACCATGATATCATAGCCAAAGAAGTAGCAGTAAAGGCAATTCCGGAGTGCAGCATCGTATTCGTGGAAGGCAAAGAGATGAAGACCATGCTCTCCGGATATCTAAATACCTTGCTAGAGCAGAATCCGGAGACCGTCGGAGGTGCAGTACCGGATGATGACTTCTATTATGCAAGATAA
- a CDS encoding DUF6483 family protein — protein sequence MDFEQDYIMRMIQDVVRFLMQLITGRQQFQYDFANFTGNMTGNDNFARLIALADAGRINSAENMMYEDLDPEDKEYLMLGLAFYSHINEYSDDFLTAADYSRAEIQEGIRSLLNEYGITGLDAIYESLD from the coding sequence ATGGATTTTGAGCAAGATTATATTATGCGTATGATTCAGGATGTCGTACGGTTCCTGATGCAGCTGATCACCGGCAGGCAGCAGTTTCAGTATGACTTTGCTAATTTCACAGGCAACATGACCGGCAATGATAACTTTGCCCGTCTCATCGCCCTTGCAGATGCCGGAAGGATCAACAGCGCGGAAAATATGATGTACGAAGATCTTGACCCTGAGGATAAGGAATATCTGATGCTGGGCCTTGCCTTCTATTCCCACATCAATGAATACTCGGATGATTTCCTGACTGCAGCCGATTACTCCCGGGCCGAGATCCAGGAGGGCATCCGAAGCCTCCTGAATGAGTATGGGATCACCGGGCTTGACGCCATCTATGAATCTTTGGACTAA